GCTAGGCTAACTGAAACTCTTGCTAACCATAATATTAAAGCGAATTATGAATATGGCGTGAACGCCGACGTCGTTGGAAAGGCGGAGGTGGTTGTTCTGACTATCCCTTACGAAGCCGTCAGGGACACCTTGAAAGTGATAAAGGATCACATTAAGCCGGGAGCCATTGTTGTTAGCCCTGTTGTGCCTATGACGACAACTGAAGAAGGATTGGTTCCGATATCAGTTCCTGAGGGATCCGCTGCCGAATTGATCGCGAAGGAGTTGCCGCATGCAAATGTTGTAGGAGCGTTGCAAAATGTTTCAGCAGAAGCCTTGGATGCGATTCCTGAACCACTGGAAGGCGACGTAGTCGTTTGCGGGGAAG
The sequence above is drawn from the Candidatus Bathyarchaeota archaeon genome and encodes:
- the npdG gene encoding NADPH-dependent F420 reductase — its product is MTTFESTPKRTYTITLVGGTGNQGPGLALRWAMAGHRVLIGSRVFEKAQATAARLTETLANHNIKANYEYGVNADVVGKAEVVVLTIPYEAVRDTLKVIKDHIKPGAIVVSPVVPMTTTEEGLVPISVPEGSAAELIAKELPHANVVGALQNVSAEALDAIPEPLEGDVVVCGE